One stretch of Microbacterium terrae DNA includes these proteins:
- a CDS encoding phytoene desaturase family protein: MAQRATIVGSGPNGLAAAVALARAGFAVRVVEAASTIGGGVRTAALTLPGFHHDVCSAVHPAALSSPFFRAFGLRDRIDWVRPDASYAQPLDGGRAAIAWRDLDRTAAGLGRDGRAWRAVVEPLGTHLDDLVDFTGNQLLRWPRHPLTVLRFGMRALQVGTPLTGITFRTPEAAALLSGVLAHANTRMPSLGAAASGLFLAAHAHTADGWSFPRGGAQTIADALAADLRAHGGEIETGVRVHDITTLDVGDLAGGDLLLLDTSPRLLLTHPGLPADYARAVRTYRYGAAAAKVDFALDGPVPWEHPDVAASPTVHLGGTAAEVAESENAVAAGRVSSAPYVLAVQPTILDPSRAPAGSHILWAYMHVPAGSRFDPTEAITAQVERFAPGFRRRIRAVHATTAVDQEAYNPSDIGGDILGGAFSVTQAIRRPIVSTTPWRTPLRGIYLASAATPPGPGVTGMPGWLAARQALHDAGSPVELADLFPGR, translated from the coding sequence ATGGCTCAGCGCGCGACGATCGTCGGCAGCGGCCCCAACGGGTTGGCGGCAGCCGTCGCCCTCGCCCGTGCCGGCTTCGCCGTGCGCGTGGTCGAGGCGGCGTCGACGATCGGCGGCGGGGTGCGCACCGCTGCGCTCACCCTCCCCGGCTTCCATCACGACGTCTGCTCGGCGGTCCACCCCGCTGCGCTGTCGTCACCTTTCTTCCGCGCCTTCGGACTGCGTGACCGCATCGACTGGGTCAGACCCGACGCGTCGTACGCGCAGCCGCTCGACGGCGGCCGCGCCGCGATCGCCTGGCGCGACCTCGACCGCACCGCGGCGGGCCTCGGCCGCGACGGTCGCGCGTGGCGGGCGGTCGTCGAGCCTCTCGGCACCCACCTCGACGACCTCGTCGACTTCACCGGCAACCAGCTGCTCCGGTGGCCGCGTCATCCGCTCACGGTTCTGCGGTTCGGGATGCGGGCGCTGCAGGTCGGCACCCCGCTGACCGGCATCACGTTCCGCACACCCGAGGCCGCCGCGCTGCTGTCCGGGGTGCTCGCTCACGCCAACACCCGGATGCCGTCGCTCGGCGCAGCGGCATCGGGCCTGTTCCTGGCCGCGCACGCGCACACCGCGGACGGCTGGTCGTTCCCGCGCGGCGGCGCCCAGACGATCGCCGATGCCCTGGCAGCAGACCTGCGCGCGCACGGCGGCGAGATCGAGACCGGCGTGCGCGTGCACGACATCACCACCCTCGACGTCGGCGATCTCGCCGGCGGCGACCTGCTGCTGCTCGACACCTCACCGCGACTGCTGCTCACGCACCCGGGTCTGCCGGCCGACTACGCGCGCGCCGTGCGCACCTACCGCTACGGCGCGGCGGCCGCGAAGGTCGACTTCGCCCTGGACGGGCCCGTGCCGTGGGAGCATCCCGACGTCGCAGCCTCGCCGACCGTGCACCTGGGCGGCACCGCCGCCGAGGTCGCAGAGAGCGAGAACGCCGTCGCCGCCGGGCGCGTGTCGAGCGCCCCCTACGTCCTCGCGGTGCAGCCGACGATCCTCGACCCCTCGCGGGCACCGGCGGGATCGCACATCCTCTGGGCGTACATGCACGTGCCCGCGGGGTCGCGGTTCGACCCGACCGAGGCGATCACCGCGCAGGTCGAGCGCTTCGCACCCGGGTTCCGCCGGCGCATCCGTGCGGTGCATGCGACGACAGCCGTCGATCAGGAGGCCTACAACCCCTCCGACATCGGCGGCGACATCCTGGGCGGGGCGTTCAGCGTCACCCAGGCGATCCGTCGCCCGATCGTGTCGACCACGCCCTGGCGGACGCCGCTTCGCGGGATCTATCTGGCGTCCGCCGCAACGCCACCCGGGCCGGGGGTGACCGGAATGCCGGGCTGGCTCGCGGCGCGTCAGGCGCTGCACGACGCCGGCTCGCCGGTCGAGCTGGCCGATCTCTTCCCCGGGCGCTGA
- a CDS encoding response regulator transcription factor, which yields MASILIADDEPRISGFIDKGLRSAGFATRVATTGPAALDLALSGEFDLLVLDVNLPGMDGFAVLENLRGSGSKMPVIMLTARVELEDTVAGLEGGADDYLGKPFRFDELVARIRLRMRRDDVASGSELTHRDLSLDIRTRRAHVGGVAIELSAREFALAEELVRNAGNVLSREQLLSRVWGYDFDPGSNVADVYVGYLRQKLGPGRIETIRGVGYRLV from the coding sequence ATGGCGTCCATCCTCATCGCCGATGACGAACCGAGGATCTCGGGCTTCATCGACAAGGGCCTGCGGTCGGCCGGCTTCGCGACCCGCGTCGCCACGACCGGCCCGGCGGCGCTCGACCTCGCGCTGAGCGGCGAATTCGACCTCCTCGTGCTCGACGTCAACCTCCCCGGGATGGACGGCTTCGCCGTGCTCGAGAATCTGCGGGGCTCGGGGTCGAAGATGCCCGTGATCATGCTCACCGCCCGCGTGGAGCTCGAAGACACCGTCGCCGGCCTCGAGGGCGGCGCCGACGACTACCTCGGCAAGCCCTTCCGCTTCGACGAGCTCGTCGCGCGCATCCGCCTGCGGATGCGGCGCGACGACGTCGCCTCGGGGAGCGAGCTGACCCACCGCGACCTGAGTCTCGACATCCGCACGCGGCGCGCGCACGTCGGAGGCGTCGCTATCGAGCTGTCGGCGCGCGAGTTCGCCCTCGCCGAGGAGCTGGTGCGCAACGCCGGCAACGTGCTCAGCCGCGAACAGCTGCTCAGCCGTGTCTGGGGCTACGACTTCGACCCCGGGTCGAACGTCGCCGACGTGTACGTCGGGTACCTGCGACAGAAGCTCGGCCCCGGACGCATCGAGACGATCCGCGGCGTCGGCTACCGGCTCGTGTAG
- a CDS encoding aminoglycoside phosphotransferase family protein, translating to MPPAAVTPEESLLREALDLAAQTDVRLIGREPLGAGTVAGFEVHDSSDPLIYYVDTSRRAVERETGLAAGEAADPEVRVWLHPADPHLPALAPLAFAHAAETLLARLGMHALGVPEIVAYRPGRRAVLRVPTDAGDVWVKAVPPARASRLAATHDVLSRAGIPLPELLGWSDRGVLALASAVGAPVAAVLGHAGTAGDAHEADVRADALLDEVDRLRSAFAGAALHAPARTRMRRRLEWYAERLAATEHPGRTATVRALRDRTLARWGRSESAVIHGDLHFGQLFVDAGGAITGVIDVDTAGVGDPADDPAAFIAHAVASAVLTPQPRGAGVWRLAERALARWAGDPGMGDRVAARTTTHLLGHALGAVEAGEADRAALLLGAADAVLTGDLAALSSTRDGADDAPKSRLTAPLDRV from the coding sequence ATGCCGCCAGCCGCCGTCACCCCGGAGGAGTCGCTGCTGCGCGAGGCCCTCGACCTCGCCGCCCAGACCGATGTCCGGCTGATCGGCCGGGAGCCGCTCGGTGCCGGCACGGTCGCCGGATTCGAAGTGCACGACTCCTCGGATCCGCTGATCTACTACGTCGACACGTCGCGCCGTGCCGTCGAGCGCGAGACGGGGCTCGCCGCCGGTGAGGCCGCGGACCCCGAGGTGCGCGTGTGGCTGCACCCTGCCGATCCCCACCTGCCCGCGCTCGCGCCGCTCGCCTTCGCCCACGCCGCGGAGACCCTGCTCGCGCGTCTCGGGATGCACGCGCTCGGGGTGCCGGAGATCGTCGCCTACCGTCCCGGACGCCGCGCCGTGCTGCGCGTGCCGACGGATGCCGGCGACGTCTGGGTGAAGGCGGTGCCTCCGGCGCGCGCGTCGCGGCTGGCGGCGACGCACGACGTGCTGAGCCGTGCGGGCATCCCGCTGCCGGAGCTTCTCGGCTGGTCGGATCGCGGCGTGCTGGCGCTCGCGTCCGCCGTCGGCGCACCGGTGGCTGCCGTGCTCGGGCACGCGGGCACGGCGGGCGATGCGCACGAGGCAGACGTTCGCGCCGATGCGCTCCTCGACGAGGTCGATCGCCTGCGGTCGGCGTTCGCGGGTGCGGCGCTGCACGCCCCCGCACGCACCCGCATGCGACGGAGGCTGGAGTGGTACGCCGAGCGGCTCGCCGCGACGGAGCATCCGGGGCGCACCGCGACGGTGCGCGCACTGCGGGACAGGACGCTCGCGCGCTGGGGGCGGAGCGAGTCGGCAGTCATCCACGGCGACCTGCACTTCGGGCAGCTGTTCGTCGACGCCGGCGGTGCGATCACCGGCGTGATCGACGTCGACACCGCGGGCGTGGGCGACCCCGCCGACGACCCCGCGGCCTTCATCGCGCACGCGGTCGCCAGCGCGGTCCTCACTCCGCAGCCGCGCGGTGCGGGTGTGTGGAGGCTCGCGGAGCGCGCCCTGGCGCGGTGGGCCGGCGATCCGGGGATGGGCGACCGCGTCGCCGCTCGCACGACGACGCATCTGCTGGGTCACGCTCTCGGAGCGGTCGAAGCCGGTGAGGCCGACCGGGCAGCGCTGCTCCTCGGGGCGGCGGATGCGGTGCTCACGGGCGACCTCGCAGCGCTGAGCAGCACGCGCGACGGCGCGGACGACGCTCCTAAGAGTCGTCTCACGGCGCCCTTGGATCGGGTTTAG
- a CDS encoding SGNH/GDSL hydrolase family protein encodes MRSSPGARRALAALAAATIVLAGTLFAPSAASAAPPPATITKMAALGDSITLGSMSCSSLLSCPANSWSTGTSTSVPSHLRSLRAAGATSLVGYNNAVAGATSGALATQAQAAVNQQAQYVTIEIGANDACTSTVGAMTPTATFKTNVQNALAALAAGSASPEIFVASIPNLQRMYDLNKSSISARLTWGLLRICQSMLANPTSTKAADVQRRTDVQTRVNEYNTALAEACAATAKCRFDGNAVANLAFVKSDISTRDYFHPSLSGQATFARTTWAKTQWVTP; translated from the coding sequence ATGCGCTCATCACCTGGGGCGCGGCGCGCCCTCGCGGCACTCGCTGCCGCGACCATCGTCCTCGCCGGAACCCTGTTCGCGCCCTCCGCGGCCAGCGCTGCGCCACCGCCCGCCACCATCACGAAAATGGCTGCCCTCGGGGACTCGATCACACTGGGGTCGATGTCGTGCAGCTCGCTGCTGAGCTGCCCCGCGAACAGCTGGTCGACCGGTACGTCGACGTCGGTGCCGTCGCATCTTCGCAGCCTCAGGGCCGCAGGAGCGACGAGCCTCGTGGGCTACAACAACGCGGTCGCCGGCGCGACATCGGGCGCGCTCGCCACACAGGCCCAAGCCGCCGTGAACCAGCAGGCGCAGTACGTGACGATCGAGATCGGAGCGAACGACGCCTGCACGAGCACCGTCGGCGCGATGACGCCGACTGCGACGTTCAAGACCAACGTGCAGAACGCGCTGGCCGCCCTCGCCGCGGGGTCCGCCTCTCCCGAGATCTTCGTCGCGAGCATCCCGAATCTTCAGCGGATGTACGACCTCAACAAGTCGAGCATCAGCGCTCGGCTCACCTGGGGGCTGCTGAGGATCTGCCAGTCGATGCTCGCGAACCCCACCAGCACCAAGGCTGCCGACGTGCAGCGCCGCACGGATGTGCAGACGCGGGTGAACGAGTACAACACCGCACTGGCCGAGGCCTGCGCCGCGACCGCGAAGTGCCGGTTCGACGGGAACGCCGTCGCGAACCTCGCCTTCGTGAAGTCCGACATCTCGACGCGGGACTATTTCCACCCCTCGCTGAGCGGGCAGGCGACCTTCGCGCGGACGACCTGGGCGAAGACGCAGTGGGTCACGCCCTGA
- a CDS encoding lipase maturation factor family protein — MDGFAAVDFGFAREVLQRGIAALFVVAFLSSLNQFRPLLGERGLLPAPELLAWAASSESRRRMLRPTLFRFVRYTDRRLAALCIAGIVVGALVVGGIPQLGPPWVPMLCFLALWLGYMSIVSIGQTFYGFGWEMLLLEAGFLAAFLGSASQPPPSVVIVLLWWLLFRLEFGAGMIKIRGGREWRDLTALMYHHETQPMPGPLSRQAHLLPRWFHRGEVLGNHAAQLVVPWFLFAPLVGLWVSGPVPALIGAAAAAIIIATQLWLVLTGNFAWLNWATVVLAFSAIGLPGLGGAPSTGDTGPGTVAGLPAWWLAATSVVGILYVVLSWWPLRNLFARRQLMNASFNRWQLANAYGAFGTVTKERIEYVVEGTDDDEPDAATWREYAFRGKPGDLRRIPGQFAPYHLRLDWLMWFLPLGRSLEEWFTMFLVRLLEADAPTLRLLADDPFRGRRPRWVRVTSYRYRFATHAEFAQSRDRWVRERRGQIIGPVSLSG, encoded by the coding sequence ATGGACGGGTTCGCCGCCGTGGACTTCGGCTTCGCCCGCGAGGTGCTCCAGCGCGGGATCGCCGCCCTGTTCGTCGTCGCCTTCCTCTCGTCGCTGAACCAGTTCCGTCCGCTCCTCGGCGAGCGCGGCCTGCTGCCCGCCCCCGAACTGCTCGCCTGGGCCGCCTCGTCCGAGTCCCGGCGACGGATGCTGCGCCCCACCCTGTTCCGCTTCGTGAGGTACACCGATCGGCGCCTCGCCGCCCTGTGCATCGCGGGGATCGTCGTCGGCGCCCTGGTCGTCGGCGGCATCCCGCAGCTCGGCCCGCCGTGGGTTCCGATGCTCTGCTTCCTCGCGCTGTGGCTCGGTTACATGTCGATCGTCTCGATCGGGCAGACGTTCTACGGGTTCGGATGGGAGATGCTCCTGCTCGAGGCCGGCTTCCTCGCGGCGTTCCTCGGGTCGGCGTCGCAGCCGCCGCCGTCTGTGGTGATCGTGCTGCTGTGGTGGCTGCTGTTCCGCCTCGAGTTCGGCGCCGGCATGATCAAGATCCGCGGCGGGCGGGAGTGGCGAGATCTGACGGCGCTCATGTACCACCACGAGACTCAGCCGATGCCGGGGCCGCTCAGCCGGCAGGCGCACCTCCTCCCCCGATGGTTCCACCGTGGCGAGGTGCTCGGAAATCATGCCGCGCAGCTCGTGGTGCCGTGGTTCCTCTTCGCGCCGCTGGTGGGGCTGTGGGTGTCCGGTCCCGTCCCTGCGCTCATCGGCGCCGCTGCGGCCGCGATCATCATCGCCACGCAGCTCTGGCTCGTGCTCACCGGCAACTTCGCGTGGCTCAACTGGGCGACCGTCGTCCTGGCGTTCTCCGCGATCGGCCTGCCGGGGCTCGGCGGCGCGCCATCGACGGGAGACACCGGACCCGGGACGGTCGCCGGTCTGCCCGCGTGGTGGCTGGCGGCGACCTCGGTCGTCGGCATCCTGTACGTCGTGCTCAGCTGGTGGCCGCTGCGCAACCTGTTCGCCCGTCGCCAGCTGATGAATGCGAGCTTCAACCGCTGGCAGCTCGCCAACGCGTACGGCGCGTTCGGCACTGTGACCAAGGAGCGCATCGAGTACGTCGTCGAGGGTACCGACGACGACGAGCCGGATGCCGCGACGTGGCGCGAGTACGCATTCCGTGGCAAGCCGGGCGACCTGCGACGCATCCCCGGCCAGTTCGCGCCCTACCACCTGCGGCTGGACTGGCTCATGTGGTTCCTGCCCCTCGGTCGATCGCTCGAGGAGTGGTTCACGATGTTCCTCGTGCGGCTGCTCGAGGCCGACGCCCCGACGCTGCGACTGCTCGCCGATGATCCGTTCCGCGGACGCCGGCCCCGCTGGGTTCGGGTGACCTCCTACCGATACCGGTTCGCCACGCACGCGGAGTTCGCGCAGAGCCGGGATCGATGGGTGCGGGAGCGGCGCGGGCAGATCATCGGCCCGGTGTCGCTGTCGGGGTGA
- a CDS encoding phosphorylase family protein produces MKLLVAALETELAAFPAELDGFDRLVTGPGKLQATYALTRALDAARYDEIVVVGTAGAIDARLDASVYEIDAAIQHDVTDIDGIVGQHVSLPPRVELGRAGVTIATGDHFVDDSEAVQVIRPLGAGLVDMEAYAYVWVAQQFGVPIRILKAVSDRAQDGAITDWRAAVTACSALLRERIRDDYGV; encoded by the coding sequence GTGAAGCTCCTCGTCGCCGCCCTCGAGACCGAACTCGCCGCCTTCCCCGCCGAACTCGACGGGTTCGACAGGCTGGTGACGGGACCGGGCAAGCTGCAGGCGACCTATGCGCTCACGCGTGCACTCGACGCCGCCCGCTACGACGAGATCGTCGTGGTCGGCACCGCAGGGGCGATCGATGCGCGATTGGATGCCTCGGTGTACGAGATCGACGCCGCGATCCAGCACGACGTGACCGACATCGACGGCATCGTCGGCCAGCACGTGTCGCTGCCGCCGCGGGTGGAGCTCGGCCGTGCGGGCGTGACGATCGCCACCGGCGACCACTTCGTCGACGACTCCGAGGCGGTGCAGGTCATCCGGCCGCTCGGCGCAGGCCTCGTCGACATGGAGGCCTACGCGTACGTGTGGGTGGCGCAGCAGTTCGGCGTGCCCATCCGCATCCTGAAGGCCGTGTCGGACCGTGCGCAGGACGGCGCGATCACCGACTGGCGTGCAGCGGTCACGGCGTGCAGCGCACTGCTGCGCGAACGCATCCGCGACGACTACGGAGTCTGA
- a CDS encoding sensor histidine kinase, whose product MSVRTRLIAVITVVAALGMTAVGFVVYLEERGRIIRQIDDLLAANLTSARFVVENPIDDEPWESSAAALAAVVQRAAPDDNTGTVGIVAGEPALVPGIALDVDLLSTPGFVPTVVDRTADGDAVVGTYAEDGVVWRYLGAPITLPSDPGNDALFAIAYDVEAELAEINSAARVWIIASAVTLAVIAGAAALVTTRLLRPLRQMRRTAERVSAQALSERLPIVGRDDVSELAATMNDMLDRLDEALESQRRLLSDVGHELKTPITIVRGYLEVVDADDASDVRETRDLAVDELERMANLVQDLAASAALHGPSPIRPVAVDAADLLHQIVRKAQGIDGAVVGTGTVVDVVTTLDPARVTQAVLQLVQNAVTHGGGRIVVSSALTDDTFAISVRDFGGGVADADKEAIFERFHRGTDAAGRSGSGLGLNIVQVIARAHGGTATVADAPGGGALFVVTLPLKRANITVARDLHIPPRPPLPVGATVATGKGASADGVHPHRR is encoded by the coding sequence GTGTCGGTGCGCACCCGCCTCATCGCGGTCATCACGGTCGTCGCCGCCCTGGGCATGACCGCCGTCGGCTTCGTCGTCTATCTCGAGGAGCGCGGGCGGATCATCCGCCAGATCGATGATCTGCTCGCGGCGAACCTCACCTCGGCCCGGTTCGTCGTCGAGAACCCGATCGACGACGAGCCGTGGGAGAGCTCGGCAGCCGCTCTCGCCGCCGTCGTGCAGCGGGCCGCGCCCGACGACAACACCGGCACGGTCGGGATCGTCGCCGGCGAGCCCGCCCTGGTGCCCGGCATCGCGCTCGACGTCGACCTTCTCTCGACCCCCGGGTTCGTGCCCACCGTCGTCGACCGGACCGCGGACGGCGACGCGGTCGTCGGCACGTACGCGGAGGACGGCGTGGTGTGGCGGTACCTCGGCGCGCCGATCACCCTCCCCTCCGATCCCGGGAACGACGCGTTGTTCGCGATCGCCTACGACGTCGAGGCGGAACTCGCGGAGATCAACTCGGCGGCCCGGGTGTGGATCATCGCCTCGGCTGTGACGCTGGCGGTCATCGCCGGGGCGGCCGCGCTCGTGACGACGCGTCTGCTGCGCCCGCTCCGCCAGATGCGACGCACGGCCGAGCGGGTCTCGGCGCAAGCACTGTCGGAGCGTCTGCCGATCGTCGGGCGCGACGACGTCTCGGAGCTCGCCGCCACCATGAACGACATGCTCGACCGGCTCGACGAGGCGCTCGAATCGCAGCGCAGACTGCTGAGCGACGTCGGCCACGAGCTGAAGACCCCGATCACGATCGTGCGCGGCTACCTCGAGGTCGTCGACGCCGACGACGCGTCCGACGTGCGCGAGACGCGCGATCTCGCCGTCGACGAGCTCGAGCGGATGGCGAACCTGGTGCAGGATCTCGCGGCGAGCGCGGCGCTGCACGGCCCCTCTCCCATCAGGCCTGTCGCCGTCGACGCCGCCGACCTGCTCCACCAGATCGTGCGCAAGGCGCAGGGCATCGACGGCGCGGTCGTCGGGACCGGCACGGTGGTCGACGTCGTCACGACGCTCGACCCGGCGCGGGTCACCCAGGCCGTGCTCCAACTCGTCCAGAACGCAGTCACCCACGGCGGCGGACGCATCGTCGTGAGCAGCGCCCTGACCGACGACACCTTCGCGATCTCCGTCCGCGACTTCGGCGGCGGCGTCGCCGACGCGGACAAGGAGGCGATCTTCGAGCGCTTCCACCGCGGGACGGATGCCGCCGGACGCTCCGGCAGCGGGCTCGGCCTCAACATCGTCCAGGTGATCGCACGCGCCCACGGCGGGACCGCGACGGTCGCCGACGCTCCCGGGGGCGGCGCCCTGTTCGTCGTGACGCTGCCGCTGAAGCGCGCCAACATCACCGTCGCGAGAGATCTGCACATCCCGCCGCGCCCGCCGCTCCCGGTGGGGGCGACGGTGGCAACCGGAAAGGGGGCATCCGCCGATGGCGTCCATCCTCATCGCCGATGA
- a CDS encoding AAA family ATPase: MRLHRLELTGFGPFRERQVVDFDAFADDGIFLIAGRTGAGKSSVLDGVCFALYGGVPRYDGVEKRLRSDHCEPDEPTVALVEFSAGGRMWRVTRSPEYDRPKLRGDGLTTEPHRAQLDERFGDAWVGRAARPVDVARELDEVLGLSQQQFLQVILLAQNRFAEFLLAKNDDRQRLLRRLFGTRAYEGYQAALETRRRESERSLTAAGDGVGLLVGEAERLLVDAHLGGDDGVDAPDATGGASTVAAGTIRPTVEQRLERADTGARRADYRAETLTRERDDADAAHRAAEIALVAQRSLRERQEQRSRSRAALAALEDRRDRIDADRAVLRAAVAAEALRGPLDAVARVSGELAAAVAEREEAARTWRRGEPDAADADAAEPDEAALRAAVDALTGDLAVWTAALDSERTLAAAEAEQSAREARIAEVQGLLSALDAQVAAVPAQLAELEAALAAARDGAGGLDAAVSRLAESERRLTAARDAENLGDALHSAEAAYLLAGKAHAHAQSEVTRLLQRRIADRAGELAGALAEGQPCAVCGSTEHPAPAAAADDPVSDEVLATAEHQRDSAAQAEAADAARARAAREQHADAVARAGGADVDTCRADHQTATEAAQQARAAAARRDELVDQRIQLAGIADEAGREHERLTADLQALRETLAAATGRIEAARQSVSTARGPFPSVAERVAHGAARRAHAVRYADALHDESVAGAQLARATVELDVLLESAGLGSADDARAALRDARTRAEIDDTIRRHDAALHAERDRLRELELDLAGEPEEPIDLEPAVAAVTRARDVWSARVDAVAQATQVAVRLHDLLSRARAEHAAIDALAADHAVIVRLADTVAGRPPNALRMTLESFVLAAELEEIVRAANLRLDDMSAGRYRLQHTDARAARGAASGLGLEILDAHTGAARPAQSLSGGETFLTSLALALGLAEVVTARAGGVQLDTLFIDEGFGSLDDETLDLAMRTLDELRQGGRTVGLISHVAAVKEQIPAQLIVAATAQGPSTISQNAVLADPA, from the coding sequence ATGAGGCTCCACCGCCTCGAACTGACCGGGTTCGGCCCGTTCCGCGAACGCCAAGTCGTCGACTTCGACGCGTTCGCCGACGACGGCATCTTCCTGATCGCCGGGCGCACGGGCGCGGGCAAGTCGAGCGTGCTCGACGGTGTGTGCTTCGCGCTCTACGGCGGCGTTCCGCGCTACGACGGCGTCGAGAAGCGGCTGCGCAGCGACCACTGCGAGCCCGACGAGCCGACCGTGGCGCTGGTCGAGTTCAGCGCGGGCGGCCGCATGTGGCGCGTCACCCGGTCGCCCGAGTACGACCGGCCCAAGCTGCGCGGCGACGGGCTCACGACCGAGCCGCACCGCGCCCAGCTCGACGAGCGCTTCGGCGACGCGTGGGTCGGTCGAGCCGCGCGCCCCGTCGACGTCGCGCGCGAACTCGACGAGGTGCTCGGGCTCAGCCAGCAGCAGTTCCTCCAGGTGATCCTGCTCGCGCAGAACCGGTTCGCCGAGTTCCTCCTCGCGAAGAACGACGACCGGCAGCGGCTGCTGCGGCGTCTGTTCGGAACCCGTGCGTACGAGGGATATCAGGCTGCGCTCGAGACGCGGCGCCGAGAGTCGGAGCGATCCCTCACCGCAGCCGGAGACGGCGTAGGTCTGCTGGTCGGCGAAGCCGAGCGGCTCCTCGTCGACGCGCATCTCGGCGGAGATGACGGCGTCGATGCGCCGGATGCGACCGGCGGCGCGTCGACCGTCGCGGCCGGGACCATCCGACCGACGGTCGAGCAGCGACTCGAGCGAGCCGACACCGGTGCCCGCCGCGCCGACTACCGTGCTGAGACGCTCACCCGCGAGCGCGATGATGCGGATGCGGCGCACCGGGCAGCCGAGATCGCCCTCGTCGCGCAGCGCAGTCTCCGTGAGCGGCAGGAGCAGCGTTCCCGCTCGCGAGCGGCTCTGGCCGCACTCGAAGACCGTCGCGACCGTATCGACGCCGATCGTGCGGTGCTGCGCGCCGCCGTCGCCGCCGAAGCCCTTCGCGGTCCGCTCGACGCCGTGGCTCGAGTGAGCGGTGAGCTCGCGGCTGCCGTCGCAGAACGTGAGGAGGCTGCGCGGACCTGGCGACGGGGAGAGCCCGACGCCGCCGACGCGGACGCCGCCGAGCCCGACGAAGCCGCGCTGCGCGCCGCGGTCGACGCGCTGACCGGTGATCTCGCGGTGTGGACGGCGGCTCTCGACAGCGAGCGGACGCTGGCCGCCGCCGAGGCCGAGCAGTCCGCGCGGGAGGCCCGTATCGCCGAGGTGCAGGGGCTCCTCTCCGCGCTCGACGCGCAGGTCGCCGCCGTGCCCGCTCAGCTGGCTGAACTCGAGGCCGCGCTCGCCGCCGCCCGCGACGGCGCCGGCGGTCTCGACGCCGCGGTGTCGCGGCTGGCGGAGTCCGAGCGGCGGCTGACTGCGGCTCGTGACGCCGAGAACCTCGGCGACGCGCTGCACTCCGCCGAGGCAGCGTATCTCCTGGCCGGCAAGGCGCACGCGCACGCGCAGTCCGAGGTCACGCGACTGCTCCAGCGGCGTATCGCCGATCGCGCGGGGGAGCTGGCCGGCGCCCTCGCCGAGGGCCAGCCGTGCGCCGTGTGCGGGTCGACGGAGCATCCCGCTCCGGCCGCCGCGGCCGACGACCCGGTCTCCGACGAGGTGCTGGCGACTGCCGAGCACCAGCGCGACTCCGCCGCACAGGCCGAGGCCGCTGACGCGGCTCGCGCGCGCGCCGCGCGCGAGCAGCACGCCGACGCCGTCGCACGTGCCGGCGGTGCGGATGTCGACACCTGCCGGGCCGACCACCAGACGGCGACCGAGGCCGCCCAGCAGGCGCGGGCGGCGGCGGCCCGACGTGACGAACTCGTCGACCAGCGCATCCAGCTCGCAGGCATCGCCGACGAAGCGGGGCGCGAGCACGAGCGGCTGACCGCCGATCTGCAGGCGCTCCGCGAAACGCTCGCCGCCGCGACCGGACGCATCGAGGCCGCCCGCCAGAGCGTCTCGACGGCGCGCGGGCCGTTCCCGTCGGTCGCCGAACGGGTGGCGCACGGCGCTGCTCGGCGTGCTCACGCCGTCCGCTACGCCGACGCGCTCCACGACGAGAGCGTCGCCGGGGCTCAACTGGCGCGCGCAACCGTCGAACTCGACGTCCTGCTCGAGTCCGCGGGGCTCGGGTCGGCCGACGACGCGCGTGCCGCCCTCCGCGACGCCCGCACGCGCGCCGAGATCGACGACACCATCCGCCGGCACGACGCGGCGCTCCATGCCGAGCGCGACCGCCTGCGGGAGCTCGAACTCGACCTCGCAGGAGAGCCGGAGGAGCCGATCGACCTCGAGCCCGCCGTCGCCGCCGTCACCCGCGCCCGCGACGTCTGGAGCGCGCGGGTCGACGCCGTGGCCCAGGCGACCCAGGTCGCCGTGAGGCTTCACGATCTGCTCAGCCGAGCACGCGCGGAGCACGCGGCGATCGACGCGCTCGCCGCCGACCACGCCGTGATCGTGCGCCTGGCCGACACCGTCGCGGGGCGTCCGCCGAACGCGCTGCGCATGACGCTTGAATCGTTCGTGCTGGCGGCTGAGCTCGAAGAGATCGTTCGCGCCGCGAATCTCCGTCTCGACGACATGTCGGCGGGGCGCTACCGGCTCCAGCACACCGACGCCCGGGCGGCACGCGGTGCAGCCTCGGGCCTCGGACTCGAGATCCTCGATGCCCACACCGGAGCGGCGCGGCCGGCTCAGTCGCTCTCCGGAGGCGAGACGTTCCTCACGTCGCTCGCGCTCGCGCTCGGACTAGCCGAGGTGGTCACGGCCCGCGCGGGAGGGGTTCAGCTCGACACGCTGTTCATCGACGAGGGCTTCGGCTCACTCGACGACGAGACCCTCGACCTCGCCATGCGCACCCTCGACGAACTGCGGCAGGGCGGGCGCACGGTCGGTCTCATCAGCCACGTCGCCGCGGTGAAGGAGCAGATCCCCGCGCAGCTGATCGTGGCTGCGACGGCGCAGGGGCCGAGCACGATCTCGCAGAACGCGGTGCTCGCCGACCCGGCATAA